The following coding sequences lie in one Spinacia oleracea cultivar Varoflay chromosome 1, BTI_SOV_V1, whole genome shotgun sequence genomic window:
- the LOC110800216 gene encoding DNA gyrase subunit B, chloroplastic/mitochondrial, with product MALLAFRPRNSSLRILMAAASSSSRFLSSYSSSSLTPSFRPSFPLTHRVNFRLKRVSNGSLVRNVAFPRAYISSSTATEPSQENMASKSYGSEQIQVLQGLDPVRKRPGMYIGSTGPRGLHHLVYEILDNGVDEAQAGFASKIDVILFPDNSVSITDNGRGIPTDVHPVTKKSSLETVLTVLHAGGKFGGSSSGYSVSGGLHGVGLSVVNALSEALEITVWRDGMEYKQKYARGKPLTDLSCHVLPPDSEDRQGTSVRFWPDKEVFTTQIQFDYDTIAGRIRELAFLNPKLTIAFTKENEDAEKNQYNEYYYAGGLVEYVKWLNIDKTPIHDVVGFHKEIDGVTVDAALQWCSDAYSDTMLGYANSIRTVDGGTHIDGFKASLTRTLNSLAKKSKANKDKELTLSGEHIREGLTCVISVKVPNPEFEGQTKTRLGNPEVRKVVDQCVQDHLVEYLELHPDVLDSILSKALNALKAALAAKRARELVRQKSVLRSSSLPGKLSDCSATNPEEAEIFIVEGDSAGGSAKQGRDRRFQAILPLRGKILNVERRDDAAMYKNEEIQNLILALGLGVKGEDFKMEDLRYHKIIILTDADVDGAHIRTLLLTFFYRYQKALFDVGCIYVGVPPLYKVERGKQFYYCYSEAELKKLQRSFPSNASYNIQRFKGLGEMMPAQLWETTMDPESRLLKQLTVEDAAQANIVFSSLMGARVDGRKELIRNAANFIDLEQLDI from the exons ATGGCGCTTCTTGCTTTCAGACCTCGCAATTCTTCTCTTCGTATTCTAATGGCTGCGGCTTCCTCTTCTTCTCGCTTCCTTTCTTCTTATTCTTCCTCTTCTCTTACCCCCTCTTTCCGCCCCTCTTTTCCCCTCACTCACAG GGTGAATTTCAGATTGAAAAGGGTTTCGAATGGCTCACTGGTTAGAAATGTTGCATTTCCTAGAGCATATATTTCTTCCAGTACTGCCACTGAGCCTTCTCAGGAAAACATGGCTTCGAAATCGTATGGGTCCGAGCAAATTCAG GTCTTGCAGGGCTTGGATCCTGTTAGAAAAAGGCCAGGGATGTATATCGGAAGTACAGGCCCTCGGGGTTTGCATCACTTG GTTTATGAAATCCTCGATAATGGAGTTGATGAGGCACAAGCAGGATTCGCCTCAAAGATCGATGTTATCTTGTTTCCTGATAACTCCGTGAGCATTACTGACAACGGACGTGGG ATCCCGACTGATGTGCATCCAGTGACGAAGAAATCTTCTTTGGAAACTGTCTTGACG GTCTTACATGCAGGTGGCAAATTTGGTGGTTCAAGTAGTGGGTACAGTGTATCGGGAGGATTGCATGGTGTAGGTCTATCAGTTGTAAATGCATTATCTGAG GCTCTGGAAATCACAGTTTGGCGAGATGGAATGGAGTACAAGCAGAAATATGCCCGTGGAAAGCCTCTGACAGATTTGTCATGTCACGTGCTTCCACCAGATTCTGAGGATCGCCAGGGGACCTCTGTCAGGTTTTGGCCTGATAAAGAAG TATTTACTACTCAAATTCAGTTTGACTATGACACAATAGCTGGGCGGATAAGGGAGCTCGCCTTTCTAAATCCGAAG CTTACCATTGCTTTTACCAAAGAGAATGAAGATGCGGAAAAGAATCAGTATAATGAGTATTACTATGCTGGTGGATTGGTTGAATATGTTAAATGGCTAAACATTGATAAG ACACCAATTCATGATGTTGTTGGGTTTCACAAAGAAATTGATGGTGTAACTGTTGATGCAGCTTTACAGTG GTGTTCGGATGCATATTCAGATACAATGTTGGGTTACGCCAACAGCATACGTACAGTTGATGGTGGTACACACATCGATGGCTTCAAGGCTTCATTGACAAGAACTCTGAATAGTTTGGCAAAGAAATCAAAGGCTAACAAG GACAAAGAACTTACTTTAAGTGGCGAACATATAAGAGAAGGATTAACTTGTGTCATTTCCGTCAAAGTGCCAAATCCAGAGTTTGAAGGACAGACAAAG ACAAGGTTAGGAAACCCGGAAGTTCGGAAGGTGGTTGATCAATGTGTACAGGATCATCTCGTGGAATACTTAGAGTTGCATCCTGATGTTTTAGATTCCatcctttcaaaggctttgaatgCACTAAAG GCGGCTCTGGCTGCCAAAAGGGCTAGGGAGCTAGTGAGACAGAAGAGTGTCCTAAGGTCATCTTCTCTTCCTGGAAAACTTTCTGATTGCTCAGCCACAAATCCTGAGGAAGCAG AAATATTTATCGTCGAGGGAGATTCAGCTGGTGGAAGTGCAAAGCAAGGCCGGGATAGACGATTTCAA GCTATCCTTCCCTTAAGAGGAAAAATTTTAAATGTTGAGAGGAGGGATGATGCAGCAATGTACAAGAATGAAGAGATTCAAAACCTAATTCTTGCGTTGGGACTTGGAGTGAAG GGTGAAGATTTCAAAATGGAAGATCTTCGCTACCATAAGATAATCATATTAACTGATGCTGATGTTGATGGTGCTCATATTCGAACTTTATTGTTAACATTTTTCTACAGATATCAG AAAGCTTTATTTGATGTAGGTTGCATCTATGTGGGAGTTCCTCCCCTATACAAG GTTGAAAGAGGAAAACAGTTCTATTATTGTTACAGTGAAGCTGAACTTAAAAAACTCCAGCGTAGCTTCCCTTCAAACGCATCATACAACATTCAGAGATTTAAAG GGTTGGGTGAGATGATGCCTGCTCAACTTTGGGAGACGACGATGGATCCAGAAAGTCGATTGTTAAAACAATTGACTGTTGAAGATGCTGCTCAGGCAAATATTGTTTTCTCCTCACTCATGGGGGCCCGG GTTGATGGGCGCAAGGAGCTTATACGAAATGCAGCTAACTTTATCGATCTTGAGCAGTTAGATATATAA